In Symmachiella dynata, the following are encoded in one genomic region:
- a CDS encoding glycosyltransferase family 4 protein, with translation MNGPRAATDANNGTLKRPLRVMHVLSVSIPHINGYALRSKFIVETQAESGHVEPCVVSSPFYPGLKGTAQDSEIEGIPYYRVASPQDKGLFSHPRLLPFVLLHWSKNVVNWAIPMLRRQRKAGLRVTRHVTRFVQRVSKRCLRYMVRVARCARRVVATTAKLVETATEPFVGKRILPAVHLVLRVGMVATWLVSRPFVSTAQFVGREAYKLIRSSGRFLKSLVRPNPESAEAEGVPLRTRLIRKLQDKEKSLLLAMFERELVRLCKQVQPDVIHVHSPYFCGVPAVKAGKRVDIPVVYEVRGIWEESGVAQGNFERDSDIYRMWRREETWAMKNADAVTCICDELRKDIVSRGVDPHRVFVASNAVDSTLFTPASHSAATVREIPESVLEVKQQLSKVTMGYIGSIRPLEGVDGLVRGAAEVIHRGHDVTLLVVGGGKGINELQELAEELGIGDRAVFTGQVSHDEVQFYYELIDIFVISRPASRVAKLVTPLKPLEAMAMEKPLIVSDLPALRELVNEGETGLIYRAEDSGDLADQCGRLISDAALRERLAKTARNWVVNERSWSQTIIPQLHAYAHVVPGFSVPQPVEQDAPAKAA, from the coding sequence GTGAACGGACCACGCGCGGCAACCGATGCAAACAACGGGACGTTAAAGCGACCGCTGCGGGTGATGCATGTCTTGTCGGTCAGTATTCCACACATCAATGGCTATGCGTTGCGTAGCAAATTTATTGTGGAGACTCAGGCCGAATCCGGACACGTGGAACCGTGTGTGGTGAGCTCTCCCTTTTATCCAGGACTGAAAGGGACGGCGCAGGATTCCGAGATTGAGGGGATCCCCTATTATCGAGTGGCCAGTCCGCAGGACAAAGGTCTATTCAGCCATCCGCGGCTGCTGCCGTTTGTGCTTTTGCATTGGTCAAAAAACGTCGTGAATTGGGCAATCCCGATGTTGCGTCGTCAACGCAAAGCCGGTTTACGAGTCACGAGGCATGTCACACGCTTCGTTCAGCGCGTGTCCAAACGTTGTTTACGATACATGGTGCGTGTGGCTCGTTGTGCGCGGCGCGTTGTGGCGACTACGGCTAAACTTGTTGAAACAGCGACCGAACCGTTCGTTGGGAAACGCATTCTCCCGGCCGTACATTTGGTGTTGCGCGTTGGTATGGTGGCCACGTGGCTGGTGTCGCGGCCGTTTGTCTCGACAGCGCAGTTTGTGGGGCGTGAAGCTTACAAACTCATCCGCTCTTCGGGGCGTTTTTTGAAATCGCTTGTACGTCCAAACCCAGAGTCGGCGGAGGCGGAGGGCGTGCCGTTGCGAACGCGGTTGATTCGAAAATTGCAGGACAAGGAAAAGTCGTTGTTGCTGGCGATGTTCGAACGGGAATTAGTCCGACTTTGCAAGCAGGTCCAACCGGACGTGATTCATGTGCACAGCCCGTATTTTTGCGGAGTCCCAGCGGTGAAAGCAGGGAAACGCGTCGATATTCCTGTGGTGTATGAAGTCCGCGGGATTTGGGAAGAAAGCGGCGTTGCACAAGGCAATTTCGAACGCGACAGCGACATCTATCGCATGTGGCGTCGCGAAGAGACATGGGCCATGAAAAACGCCGATGCCGTGACCTGTATCTGCGATGAGCTGCGTAAAGACATCGTCAGCCGCGGTGTGGATCCACACCGCGTGTTTGTGGCGTCCAATGCGGTCGACTCGACGTTGTTTACGCCGGCGTCACATTCTGCGGCCACCGTCCGGGAGATTCCCGAATCGGTGCTTGAAGTGAAACAGCAGTTGAGCAAAGTCACAATGGGCTACATCGGTAGTATTCGCCCATTGGAAGGGGTCGACGGGCTTGTGCGGGGAGCCGCCGAGGTCATCCATCGCGGACATGACGTCACTTTGCTTGTCGTTGGTGGTGGCAAGGGGATCAATGAACTCCAAGAATTGGCCGAGGAATTGGGCATCGGCGACCGGGCGGTCTTCACCGGCCAAGTGTCGCACGATGAAGTTCAGTTTTATTACGAATTGATCGACATCTTTGTCATTAGCCGCCCCGCGAGTCGGGTTGCGAAACTTGTGACACCGCTCAAGCCGCTTGAGGCGATGGCGATGGAAAAACCGTTGATCGTTTCGGACCTGCCCGCGCTGCGGGAATTGGTCAACGAGGGCGAGACCGGTTTGATTTATCGCGCTGAAGATTCCGGCGATTTGGCCGATCAGTGCGGCCGCTTGATTTCTGATGCAGCTCTGCGCGAGCGTTTAGCAAAAACCGCCCGAAATTGGGTTGTAAACGAGCGCAGTTGGAGTCAAACGATCATTCCGCAACTGCATGCCTATGCCCATGTCGTTCCCGGATTTTCCGTTCCCCAACCGGTAGAGCAAGACGCGCCAGCTAAGGCTGCTTGA
- a CDS encoding MarC family protein, with amino-acid sequence MSEKLIRDFMMLWATIDPIGTLSLFLGVTAAYSAQQRKSIALRCIAYSAIILLATIIVGQLLLDAMGISLPSFQIAGSAILFLFGLQMIFGSAAPKKTEEDEPHDVAVFPLAIPSIASPGAIMAVTLATDNDQFEIVEQAATAVTMLLVLAITGAMLLAAERIHRAIGNNGAAILVRVMGMILAALATESLIEGITLALAAQ; translated from the coding sequence ATGAGCGAAAAGTTGATCCGCGATTTTATGATGCTGTGGGCCACAATCGACCCGATCGGCACCCTCTCCCTGTTTCTAGGAGTCACAGCCGCATACTCCGCCCAGCAACGCAAGAGTATTGCCTTGCGCTGCATCGCCTATTCAGCCATCATTCTGCTGGCTACGATCATCGTGGGACAGTTGCTGCTGGACGCCATGGGCATCAGCCTTCCCTCATTCCAAATCGCTGGCAGCGCGATCCTGTTCCTCTTCGGGCTGCAGATGATCTTTGGCAGCGCTGCTCCCAAGAAAACCGAAGAAGATGAGCCGCACGATGTCGCCGTCTTCCCACTGGCCATTCCTTCAATCGCTAGTCCCGGCGCGATCATGGCGGTGACGTTGGCCACGGACAACGACCAATTCGAAATCGTCGAACAGGCGGCAACTGCCGTGACGATGCTGCTCGTTCTGGCGATCACCGGCGCAATGCTCTTGGCTGCGGAACGCATTCATCGCGCCATCGGCAACAACGGAGCCGCGATCCTGGTGCGCGTGATGGGCATGATTCTCGCCGCACTGGCCACCGAATCACTGATCGAGGGAATCACGCTGGCCCTCGCTGCCCAGTAG
- a CDS encoding Dabb family protein produces MSAVQHMVLVQFKPDVSDELISGIYRQLAELQTLIPGITGFSGGPYASPEGLNGDYTHGFLVTFESPAARDIYLPHPEHERVKAAILPHVVAVVAFDYEVRDWS; encoded by the coding sequence ATGTCTGCGGTTCAACATATGGTTCTGGTTCAATTCAAACCGGACGTGTCAGACGAATTGATTTCGGGAATTTATCGCCAACTCGCCGAATTGCAAACCCTGATTCCGGGAATCACCGGTTTTAGTGGCGGACCGTATGCGAGCCCGGAAGGACTCAATGGCGATTATACGCACGGTTTTCTGGTGACCTTCGAAAGTCCGGCAGCGCGTGACATTTATTTGCCGCACCCGGAACACGAACGGGTCAAAGCGGCGATTTTGCCGCACGTGGTGGCTGTGGTGGCGTTTGATTATGAAGTTCGTGACTGGAGTTGA
- a CDS encoding FG-GAP repeat domain-containing protein, whose product MMRIRSGLTVIAIVGALCSAVTGEEIRWKRIQLDDVFRSEGVAAGDINKDGLMDVAAGDVWYEAPDWTVRPFRKVGEYNFDGHYSESFSNEVIDVNGDGWLDIVIVGFPGKPFNWYENPKGDYDGHWKAHEIWHSGCNESPQFRDLYGNGKPVLLVGSQPESQLGFLPLPASDKATEKWDFHAVGRPGDPGKNGSHRFYHGLGVGDVNNDGRNDVMIPHGWWEAPENREQLPWEFHEWSLSVDGKGDSLPAANMYAYDFDLDGDNDIVMSSPHAHGIWWFENVGGNDDPQYKYHLIDDSYSQTHALELADVNDDGHLDLITGKRFYAHNGHDPGGKDPVVMYWYEVQRKPNTPPKFIPHEIKAGRDTGIGTQFTVKDFNGDGTLDLILGNKKGVNVLLQERGK is encoded by the coding sequence ATGATGCGCATACGTTCTGGATTAACCGTTATTGCAATTGTGGGAGCCCTGTGCAGTGCGGTCACAGGCGAGGAGATCCGTTGGAAGCGGATTCAACTCGACGATGTGTTTCGTTCCGAAGGCGTCGCTGCCGGTGATATTAACAAAGACGGCCTGATGGACGTGGCGGCGGGGGACGTCTGGTACGAAGCTCCCGACTGGACGGTGCGTCCGTTTCGCAAAGTGGGCGAGTACAATTTTGACGGCCACTACAGCGAGAGTTTTTCCAACGAAGTGATCGACGTTAACGGCGACGGTTGGCTGGATATTGTGATCGTTGGTTTTCCCGGCAAGCCGTTCAATTGGTACGAAAACCCAAAAGGCGATTATGACGGCCATTGGAAAGCGCATGAAATTTGGCACAGCGGATGCAATGAGTCGCCGCAATTTCGTGACCTGTATGGCAACGGCAAGCCCGTGTTGTTGGTTGGTTCGCAGCCGGAAAGCCAGTTGGGGTTTTTGCCGTTGCCTGCGTCGGATAAAGCGACGGAGAAGTGGGACTTTCATGCGGTCGGTCGACCGGGCGATCCTGGCAAGAATGGTTCGCACAGGTTTTATCACGGTCTGGGCGTGGGAGACGTGAATAACGACGGTCGCAACGACGTGATGATTCCACACGGTTGGTGGGAAGCCCCGGAAAACCGGGAACAACTTCCGTGGGAATTTCACGAGTGGTCACTCTCAGTGGATGGCAAAGGCGATTCGCTGCCGGCGGCCAATATGTACGCCTATGATTTTGATCTCGACGGCGACAATGACATCGTGATGAGTTCGCCGCACGCACATGGCATTTGGTGGTTTGAAAACGTGGGCGGCAACGACGACCCGCAGTATAAGTACCACCTGATCGACGACTCGTATTCACAAACGCACGCGCTGGAGTTGGCGGATGTGAATGACGACGGACATCTGGACCTGATCACCGGCAAACGTTTCTATGCCCATAACGGACACGATCCGGGAGGCAAGGATCCGGTCGTGATGTATTGGTATGAAGTCCAACGCAAACCCAACACGCCGCCCAAATTTATTCCGCACGAAATCAAAGCGGGCCGCGACACCGGGATCGGGACGCAGTTCACCGTCAAGGATTTTAACGGCGACGGCACGCTGGATCTTATTTTGGGGAATAAAAAAGGGGTCAACGTGTTGTTGCAGGAACGCGGGAAATAA
- a CDS encoding PVC-type heme-binding CxxCH protein yields the protein MSPLATPPNACRSQHVRRPKQCLMLLTAFVISGAVLHSSVDAQDPFRSNIRPTPKLSPADEQATFTLPPGFEIQLFAAEPDIAKPLNMAFDARGRLWVTNTIEYPYPAPEDRKARDSVKILEDTNGDGRADKITTFADNLNVPIGVYPYKDGAIVFSIPYIWRLRDTDGDGRADKREKLFGPMSYDRDTHGLNNSFRRGYDGWLYACHGFNNETTVSGADGHTITMNSGNTYRMRLDGSRIEHYTWGQVNPFGMVIDELGNLFTADCHSKPIYQMLRGAYYPSFGKPDDGLGFVPPMMEHGHGSTAIAGIAIYDAPHFPPEFQNNIFTGNVMTSRVNRDSLVYHGSTILAHEEPDFLTTTDPWFRPVDVQLGMDGALYVADFYNRIIGHYEVPLDHPGRDRESGRIWRITYTGDDAPKTKPTKPLTTNINELITALGEDNLKRRTLAMNTLADDDSPQVVPSVRKRFRTSKNPMLRSRALWILHRRGSLQQKELESAANDSQREVRVHAMKVLSEIAEWSEADHALALAGLRDQDPFVQRAAADALGQHPNPDNIRPLLDVLPSIPAADNHLRHVLRMALRNQLRDPDSLVGLPQKLTGDEPHSIAPLCLSIPSPQAGSFLLRYISENPSPQGDVAKYLEHAARYIPPEDIDKIAGLAREKFADNVDLQLRLLTSLNAGLKQRGVAVSPKIRAWSEQLATELLDSTLAAGPTWTFSPLAKFASSPDAFGVRTLPSEDGKRDGQFIDSKAGGEQPTGVLRSPTFAIPEKLSFYLCGHLGVPDKPAQRENFVRLRSADDDSLIAEALPPRHDVARREEWDLSKHAGQRGYLEIVDGLNGGGYAWLAAGRFQPPVVKLPHLDPALISDRQTAAASLIEQFQLQDLQPRLAAIVASQDAGFSARANMSRALVALAPDTRVSALVSAINNPAMPQSLRNEICQTVVSRDPAAINRVLAETIRVLARRPQEAMAEALAVDAAGAEALLTMIKAGHAPPQLLQNQSVRQSLAALKSADLTAQIDELTADLPPAAAELEKDIQHRKKSFAAQAGDATRGRQVFEKNCSICHRIGTLGKVVGPQLDGIGNRGSDRVIEDMLDPNRNVDVAFQTTTLALESGKVVSGLLRREEGAVYVLIDNKGEEFTVPQKEVDDRFTSRTSLMPEGLTKAFSEQDFNDLLAFLLQQTAQVEPKQ from the coding sequence ATGTCTCCACTCGCGACTCCCCCCAATGCGTGCCGCTCGCAGCATGTCCGTCGGCCGAAACAATGCTTGATGCTCCTCACCGCATTCGTAATCAGCGGCGCAGTTTTGCATTCGTCTGTCGACGCGCAAGACCCGTTTCGCTCCAACATTCGCCCAACGCCGAAATTATCCCCCGCTGACGAACAAGCAACGTTTACCCTCCCGCCCGGTTTTGAAATCCAACTCTTTGCCGCCGAGCCGGACATCGCCAAGCCGCTCAACATGGCCTTTGACGCCCGCGGTCGATTGTGGGTCACCAATACGATCGAGTACCCCTACCCTGCTCCGGAAGATCGCAAGGCCCGGGATAGTGTGAAGATCCTGGAGGACACCAATGGCGACGGCCGCGCGGACAAAATCACTACCTTTGCCGACAACCTCAACGTGCCGATCGGCGTTTATCCCTACAAAGACGGCGCCATTGTGTTCAGCATCCCCTACATCTGGCGGCTCCGCGACACCGATGGCGACGGCCGCGCCGACAAACGCGAAAAGTTGTTTGGTCCCATGTCCTACGATCGCGACACCCACGGACTGAACAATTCTTTTCGCCGCGGCTACGACGGCTGGCTGTATGCCTGTCACGGTTTTAACAACGAAACAACCGTCAGTGGTGCGGACGGACATACGATCACCATGAACTCCGGCAACACTTACCGCATGCGGTTGGACGGTTCACGCATCGAACACTACACCTGGGGACAGGTCAATCCGTTTGGCATGGTCATTGATGAACTCGGCAACCTGTTCACCGCCGACTGCCACAGCAAGCCGATTTATCAAATGCTCCGCGGCGCCTATTACCCCAGTTTCGGCAAGCCGGATGACGGACTGGGCTTCGTGCCGCCGATGATGGAGCACGGCCACGGCTCCACAGCGATTGCAGGTATCGCCATCTACGATGCGCCCCACTTTCCGCCGGAATTTCAAAACAACATTTTCACCGGCAACGTGATGACCAGCCGCGTGAATCGTGACTCGCTGGTTTATCATGGCTCCACGATCCTCGCCCACGAAGAACCTGATTTCCTCACCACCACCGACCCGTGGTTCCGCCCGGTGGATGTCCAACTCGGCATGGATGGCGCGCTCTACGTCGCCGACTTTTACAACCGCATCATCGGCCACTACGAAGTCCCGCTGGACCACCCCGGGCGCGATCGTGAAAGTGGACGCATTTGGCGAATCACCTACACCGGCGACGATGCCCCCAAGACCAAACCCACGAAACCACTCACGACAAACATCAACGAACTTATTACCGCCCTGGGTGAAGACAATCTCAAACGCCGCACACTGGCGATGAACACGCTGGCTGACGACGATTCTCCACAGGTCGTTCCATCAGTCCGCAAGCGATTCCGCACTTCCAAGAATCCCATGTTACGCAGCCGCGCCTTGTGGATCTTGCACCGACGCGGATCACTGCAGCAGAAGGAACTTGAAAGCGCCGCCAACGACTCGCAACGCGAAGTCCGCGTGCATGCAATGAAAGTCCTCAGTGAAATCGCCGAGTGGTCCGAGGCCGACCACGCGCTGGCCCTTGCGGGGCTGCGCGACCAGGACCCGTTTGTCCAACGCGCCGCCGCCGATGCATTGGGACAACACCCCAATCCCGACAACATCCGCCCACTGCTGGATGTGCTGCCGAGCATTCCCGCAGCCGACAATCATCTGCGACATGTTCTGCGGATGGCGCTGCGGAATCAATTGCGGGACCCCGATAGCCTTGTCGGTTTGCCCCAAAAACTGACCGGCGACGAGCCACACAGCATTGCCCCGCTCTGCCTGTCAATCCCCTCGCCGCAAGCCGGTTCGTTCCTGCTGCGGTACATCTCTGAAAATCCGTCACCGCAAGGCGATGTCGCTAAGTATCTCGAACATGCCGCACGCTATATCCCGCCCGAGGATATCGACAAGATTGCTGGTTTGGCCCGCGAGAAATTCGCCGACAACGTCGACCTACAGTTGCGATTATTAACCTCACTCAATGCCGGTCTCAAGCAACGCGGCGTCGCTGTCAGTCCCAAAATCCGAGCCTGGAGCGAACAGCTTGCAACCGAACTGTTGGATTCCACCCTCGCCGCTGGACCGACCTGGACATTTTCTCCACTGGCCAAGTTCGCCAGCAGCCCCGATGCCTTTGGCGTACGGACCCTGCCCTCCGAGGATGGAAAACGCGATGGCCAGTTCATCGATAGCAAAGCCGGGGGCGAACAACCAACCGGCGTGCTCCGCTCCCCGACCTTTGCGATTCCTGAAAAGCTCAGTTTCTACCTGTGTGGTCACCTGGGAGTACCGGACAAACCGGCCCAGCGCGAGAATTTTGTTCGGCTGCGCAGCGCCGACGATGATTCACTGATCGCCGAAGCCCTCCCGCCCCGTCACGATGTAGCCCGCCGCGAGGAATGGGATCTCTCCAAACATGCTGGTCAGCGCGGGTACCTCGAAATCGTCGACGGTCTCAATGGCGGAGGCTATGCCTGGTTAGCGGCGGGACGTTTTCAGCCACCGGTCGTCAAATTACCGCACCTGGATCCAGCGCTCATCTCCGACCGGCAAACAGCGGCGGCGAGTTTGATTGAGCAATTTCAACTACAAGACCTGCAGCCGCGTCTGGCGGCGATTGTCGCATCCCAAGACGCCGGTTTCTCTGCCCGCGCGAACATGTCCCGCGCACTCGTTGCCCTCGCGCCCGACACCCGCGTATCTGCCTTGGTTTCGGCGATCAACAACCCGGCGATGCCGCAATCGCTACGCAACGAAATCTGCCAAACCGTCGTGAGTCGCGACCCGGCTGCCATCAATAGAGTATTGGCCGAAACCATTCGCGTTTTGGCCCGTCGCCCTCAAGAAGCCATGGCCGAAGCGCTGGCCGTCGACGCCGCCGGAGCTGAAGCGCTACTGACCATGATCAAAGCAGGTCACGCGCCACCGCAATTGCTACAAAACCAAAGCGTGCGACAAAGCCTAGCCGCCTTGAAATCCGCCGATCTGACGGCGCAAATCGACGAATTGACCGCCGACCTGCCCCCCGCCGCTGCGGAACTGGAGAAGGATATTCAACACCGCAAAAAATCGTTCGCCGCGCAAGCGGGCGACGCCACTCGCGGCCGGCAGGTCTTCGAAAAGAACTGCTCGATCTGCCACCGCATCGGCACACTCGGCAAGGTTGTCGGACCGCAACTCGACGGCATCGGCAATCGAGGTTCCGACCGTGTGATCGAAGATATGCTCGACCCCAACCGCAATGTCGACGTGGCTTTCCAAACGACTACGTTGGCCCTCGAGAGCGGTAAAGTCGTCAGCGGGTTGCTCCGCCGCGAAGAAGGTGCGGTCTATGTGCTCATCGACAACAAAGGTGAAGAATTCACCGTCCCCCAAAAAGAGGTCGATGACCGCTTCACCTCCCGCACTTCTTTGATGCCCGAAGGCCTGACAAAAGCGTTTTCCGAACAGGACTTCAACGACCTGTTGGCATTCTTATTACAACAAACCGCGCAGGTCGAACCCAAGCAGTAA
- a CDS encoding serine/threonine protein kinase, which yields MATILTAEALIGMLKQSGLVEGDQLDAAVARWKSNDIDVTRPRLIAIQAVKEELITRWQAEKLLQGKHRGFFLGKYRLLTLLGTGGMSSVYLAEHTLMRRQVAIKVLPQSRVDDASYLERFHRESQAVAALDHPNIVRAYDVNQEGNVHFLVMEYVAGQSLQELVTQKGPLDFVQTVEFVRQIAAGLEHAHDAGLIHRDIKPANLLVDERGVIKMLDLGLARFFHAEEENPLTLQYDEKVLGTADYLSPEQALDSHKVDTRADIYSLGCTMYFLLLGHPPFPDGTLAQRLMFHQMKEPASLKAERPETPPHLVAIVEKMMQKKPEDRFQTVRDVATVCKRWLNKNGGDTWKTMKSAALDSAVSKSTKSASRRRVQKPPTTNTPSRVDSSSPAEPQAPQPQSTHDTAMADFLAAMSNSDSDLSLSDSEAEASTVTVEIPIANFQDPKTAETISAQRSTKAKSPHESAATESAATVADDEETASDAFDFSRETAAPVSSTTNVIKSDPAVPTSSVLGDSKTSQSVSTISQLRNSSISLMRRRPKLAIAISVSTLLIGVAIIMFGFGPATTDKPSGDKDTGKRPEQLVPEPPAGPNFVRKTIGPQGDFQTFSAALAFAAKTPLGQHRDARFLFSVTADQVFEERIVINNSSNGAPKYPHSMHFVVKDGTATLAPTGSDPVITVIGGNAKETDVNFLHFEGFNIDANGSEVAIKMAGVLPRCEIRRSSISGYTKIGILGDAPRAFHNEEIVLSDLTFQSKSSDSIAVQLTRTKAQEDAPSNMTLYGCRFLGPMRVGLELAAAVHDIEVEQCIFDQTEIGIDLSDPTLSESSLRITNNSFHRCRIGVQFKDLKQIAFPGFAIERNAFIECEEAAVRIHQNYEFTNFLNKRATNGLNWSDQPRKDQDKDADIFRQGGTSAVFDFKSTDSSLDDFLVPVGDGELKAIGFTGADR from the coding sequence ATGGCCACGATACTTACCGCCGAAGCCTTGATCGGAATGCTCAAGCAAAGCGGACTGGTCGAAGGCGATCAGTTGGACGCCGCCGTAGCGCGATGGAAATCCAATGACATCGACGTAACTCGCCCCCGGCTGATTGCCATTCAAGCGGTCAAAGAGGAATTGATCACGCGCTGGCAAGCGGAAAAACTGCTGCAAGGCAAACACCGCGGTTTCTTTCTCGGCAAGTACCGTTTGTTAACCCTGCTGGGCACTGGCGGCATGAGTTCGGTCTATTTGGCTGAGCACACGCTGATGCGGCGGCAGGTCGCGATTAAAGTACTCCCCCAAAGCCGAGTGGATGATGCCTCGTATCTGGAACGCTTCCACCGCGAATCCCAAGCGGTTGCCGCTTTGGATCACCCCAACATCGTCCGCGCTTATGACGTCAACCAAGAAGGCAACGTGCACTTCTTGGTCATGGAATATGTCGCCGGCCAAAGCTTGCAGGAGTTGGTCACCCAAAAAGGCCCACTCGATTTTGTGCAGACGGTCGAATTCGTACGACAAATCGCCGCTGGTCTCGAACACGCCCACGATGCCGGATTGATACATCGCGACATCAAACCAGCAAACCTGCTTGTCGATGAGCGGGGCGTGATCAAAATGCTGGACCTCGGCTTGGCCCGTTTTTTTCACGCTGAGGAAGAGAACCCACTGACCCTCCAATATGATGAGAAGGTCTTGGGGACCGCTGATTACCTTTCCCCCGAACAAGCACTCGACAGCCACAAAGTCGACACGCGCGCCGACATCTATAGCCTGGGCTGCACGATGTACTTTCTGCTCCTCGGACATCCGCCGTTTCCGGATGGGACATTGGCCCAGCGGCTGATGTTCCACCAAATGAAAGAGCCTGCATCACTCAAAGCGGAACGCCCCGAAACTCCACCGCATCTCGTGGCGATCGTGGAAAAAATGATGCAAAAGAAACCCGAGGATCGGTTCCAAACCGTGCGGGATGTCGCAACCGTCTGCAAACGCTGGCTCAATAAAAATGGTGGGGACACTTGGAAAACGATGAAGTCCGCTGCTCTGGACAGTGCCGTTTCAAAGTCCACCAAGTCCGCCTCTCGCCGTCGCGTCCAAAAGCCTCCCACTACAAATACCCCCAGCAGGGTCGATTCGTCCTCTCCCGCGGAGCCACAGGCCCCACAGCCACAAAGCACTCACGACACTGCGATGGCAGACTTTTTGGCCGCCATGTCCAATTCGGACAGTGACCTGTCGCTATCCGATAGTGAAGCGGAAGCTTCCACAGTCACTGTGGAAATTCCCATTGCGAATTTCCAAGATCCCAAAACAGCAGAGACCATCTCAGCACAGCGATCAACCAAAGCCAAGTCGCCTCACGAATCTGCCGCAACAGAATCTGCCGCAACGGTGGCCGACGATGAAGAAACGGCAAGCGATGCGTTTGACTTCAGCCGCGAGACGGCCGCACCGGTTTCTTCGACAACCAATGTCATCAAATCCGACCCCGCGGTCCCCACGTCTTCTGTCCTGGGCGATTCCAAGACGTCTCAAAGCGTTTCCACCATTTCGCAACTGCGCAATAGCTCAATTTCGTTGATGCGTCGCCGCCCCAAATTGGCCATTGCGATCAGTGTCTCGACATTGCTAATCGGCGTGGCAATTATCATGTTCGGCTTTGGACCGGCAACAACGGACAAACCATCCGGCGACAAAGACACTGGCAAGCGGCCCGAACAACTAGTCCCTGAGCCTCCGGCCGGTCCTAATTTTGTCCGCAAGACAATTGGCCCCCAAGGAGATTTCCAGACCTTCTCCGCTGCTCTGGCGTTCGCCGCAAAAACGCCGCTAGGCCAGCACCGTGACGCGCGTTTCCTTTTTTCCGTCACGGCCGACCAGGTCTTCGAAGAGCGGATCGTCATCAACAATTCCAGCAATGGGGCCCCAAAATATCCACACAGTATGCACTTCGTGGTCAAAGACGGAACGGCAACTCTGGCCCCCACCGGTTCCGATCCAGTTATCACGGTCATCGGCGGAAACGCCAAAGAAACGGACGTCAATTTTTTGCACTTTGAAGGCTTCAATATCGATGCCAACGGCTCTGAAGTTGCTATCAAAATGGCGGGGGTATTACCCCGCTGCGAAATCAGACGCTCGTCAATCAGCGGCTACACGAAGATCGGGATTCTAGGAGATGCTCCGCGCGCCTTTCACAATGAAGAAATTGTCCTGTCCGACCTGACATTTCAGTCAAAGTCTTCCGACAGCATTGCCGTACAACTCACCCGCACTAAAGCCCAAGAGGACGCCCCCTCGAATATGACCCTCTACGGCTGCCGGTTTCTGGGGCCCATGCGCGTAGGACTGGAACTTGCTGCTGCGGTGCATGACATCGAAGTCGAGCAGTGCATTTTTGATCAAACCGAAATTGGCATCGACCTCAGTGACCCCACGTTGAGCGAAAGCAGTTTGCGGATCACGAACAATTCGTTCCATCGATGCCGTATCGGAGTGCAATTCAAAGATTTGAAACAAATCGCCTTTCCCGGATTTGCGATTGAGAGAAACGCATTCATCGAGTGCGAAGAGGCAGCCGTACGCATCCACCAAAACTACGAATTCACCAATTTTTTGAACAAACGTGCCACGAACGGTTTAAACTGGTCGGACCAGCCGCGCAAGGACCAGGACAAGGATGCTGACATTTTTCGCCAAGGGGGCACTTCGGCGGTCTTTGATTTCAAATCCACGGATTCCTCCTTGGACGATTTCCTTGTCCCTGTTGGTGACGGCGAACTAAAGGCGATTGGATTCACCGGAGCTGACCGCTAA
- a CDS encoding glutaredoxin family protein translates to MTDIKQKTTAPAGEHSRRVVGTVGLYLGVALLGLLLIHATYGISWSMPRSWYRDQPLWGALSFTLIGIGWWLLRQRPASETVWTPSKPGLRFNNVTLYTRVGCHLCDDSLELLEGYRSYLPPIEEVDIDADPQLQGQFDTCVPVVEIDGKVRFRGKVDEVLLRRLIEGTPPHVM, encoded by the coding sequence ATGACGGATATCAAACAAAAGACCACAGCTCCAGCCGGTGAACATTCCAGGAGAGTGGTCGGCACCGTCGGGCTGTATTTGGGGGTGGCCTTGTTGGGGCTGTTATTGATTCACGCCACGTATGGGATTTCCTGGTCGATGCCCCGTTCTTGGTATCGTGATCAACCGTTGTGGGGTGCCCTGTCGTTTACATTGATCGGCATCGGTTGGTGGCTGTTGCGACAGCGCCCGGCGTCGGAAACTGTCTGGACGCCCTCCAAACCGGGACTACGTTTCAACAACGTGACGTTGTATACCCGCGTCGGCTGTCATCTCTGCGATGATTCGCTGGAGTTGTTAGAAGGCTATCGATCCTATTTGCCGCCCATCGAAGAAGTTGACATCGACGCCGACCCGCAACTGCAGGGACAATTTGATACGTGTGTTCCGGTTGTGGAAATCGACGGTAAAGTGCGGTTTCGCGGCAAAGTGGACGAGGTGTTGCTGCGGCGGCTGATCGAGGGAACTCCTCCGCACGTGATGTAG